A window of the Gammaproteobacteria bacterium genome harbors these coding sequences:
- the rnr gene encoding ribonuclease R produces MASRKTVVDPYADREAEKYERPIPSREVIMEVLAKEDGPMSFARIAGLLNLEDETDLEALRRRLRAMERDGQVAKNRRDSYGLVQKMSLISGRVTGHADGYGFLIPDDGSEDLFLSAKQMRALLHGDRVLARVSGVDRRGRREGAVVEVLERANNQVVGRFILEHGVGIVVPDNKRITQDILVPAEYRGGATDGQIVLAEIVEQPSSRAQPIGKIVEILGDHMAPGMEIDIAIRAHQLPLEWPKEVEQEIAGLKRDVPEESKLGRVDLRQLPLVTIDGEDARDFDDAVYCERQGKGWRLLVAIADVSHYVNPVTSLDKEARNRGNSVYFPGRVIPMLPEILSNGLCSLNPKVDRLCMVCDMEITPSGTVKRYEFIEAVMCSAARLTYTEVAAMVVDRDVELRRTNEHLVPYLENLYELYKVFRGQRDKRGAIDFETTETRIMFGGDRKIEKIVPVERNDAHRLIEEFMIAANVCAAEFLLKNEIPALYRVHSGPSEEKLANLRDFLSELGLSLGGGEEPEPKHYAKLLASIADRPDVHLIQTVMLRSLSQAVYSPENIGHFGLSFESYTHFTSPIRRYPDLLVHRALRHLVRRQPVNRFEYGVAEMLSFGEHCSMTERRADDATRDAVDWLKCEYMMDRVGEEFDGIISSVTSFGIFVSLNEIFVEGLAHITAFPLDYYHYDPARHRLVGERSHRSYRLADKVRVKVARVDLDRRRIDFELVEDGVVVPSSADADKGKRKPGGRSGKGKPATVGEHKAKRQATSAPRGKGGKKTAKADSDKKPDSGGGTKKKRRGRR; encoded by the coding sequence ATGGCATCACGCAAAACCGTGGTCGACCCTTACGCCGATCGCGAGGCCGAAAAATACGAACGCCCCATCCCGAGCCGGGAAGTGATTATGGAGGTTCTGGCCAAAGAAGACGGGCCGATGAGTTTCGCGCGCATCGCGGGACTATTGAACCTGGAGGATGAGACCGATCTCGAGGCGCTGCGCCGTCGTCTGCGGGCGATGGAGCGCGATGGCCAGGTGGCTAAAAACCGGCGCGACAGTTACGGCTTGGTACAGAAAATGTCACTGATCAGTGGCCGGGTGACAGGACACGCCGATGGTTATGGCTTCCTGATTCCGGACGATGGCAGCGAGGATTTGTTCTTGTCGGCGAAGCAGATGCGCGCCCTGTTACACGGCGACCGGGTGCTGGCGCGGGTATCGGGTGTCGATCGCCGTGGCCGTCGCGAGGGCGCTGTCGTTGAGGTGCTTGAGCGCGCCAATAATCAAGTCGTCGGCCGTTTCATTCTGGAACACGGCGTCGGGATTGTGGTGCCGGACAATAAGCGCATTACCCAGGATATTCTGGTTCCCGCTGAGTATCGCGGTGGTGCTACCGATGGCCAGATCGTGCTGGCGGAGATAGTCGAGCAGCCTAGCTCCCGTGCGCAGCCGATCGGTAAAATTGTTGAAATCCTGGGTGACCACATGGCGCCTGGGATGGAGATCGACATTGCCATCCGCGCTCATCAATTACCGCTCGAATGGCCAAAAGAGGTGGAGCAGGAGATCGCGGGGCTCAAGCGCGACGTGCCAGAAGAAAGCAAACTGGGGCGCGTGGATTTGCGCCAGTTGCCATTGGTGACGATTGATGGTGAAGACGCCCGTGACTTTGACGATGCGGTGTATTGCGAGCGTCAGGGCAAGGGATGGCGCCTGTTGGTGGCAATTGCCGATGTGTCACATTATGTGAATCCTGTCACCTCACTGGATAAAGAAGCGCGTAATCGCGGCAACTCGGTTTATTTCCCGGGTCGGGTGATTCCGATGCTGCCGGAGATTCTGTCCAATGGCCTCTGTTCACTCAATCCTAAAGTGGATCGTTTGTGCATGGTCTGTGATATGGAAATCACTCCCAGCGGCACGGTGAAACGTTATGAGTTTATTGAAGCGGTGATGTGTTCGGCAGCACGGTTGACGTACACCGAGGTTGCCGCAATGGTGGTTGATCGTGACGTGGAATTGCGGCGCACGAATGAACATTTGGTACCGTATCTGGAAAATCTCTATGAGTTGTACAAAGTGTTTCGTGGTCAGCGCGACAAGCGCGGTGCGATCGATTTTGAAACCACCGAGACACGTATCATGTTCGGCGGCGACCGCAAGATCGAGAAAATTGTGCCGGTGGAACGTAACGACGCACATCGCTTGATCGAGGAATTCATGATCGCGGCGAATGTTTGCGCTGCCGAGTTCCTGTTGAAAAACGAAATCCCGGCCCTGTATCGCGTCCACAGCGGTCCTTCCGAGGAAAAACTGGCCAATTTGCGTGATTTTCTCAGTGAGTTAGGTCTGAGTCTGGGCGGTGGCGAAGAACCTGAACCGAAGCACTACGCCAAGTTGTTGGCCAGTATCGCCGACCGGCCGGATGTGCATTTGATTCAGACCGTGATGCTGCGCAGCTTGAGTCAGGCGGTGTACAGTCCGGAAAACATCGGCCACTTTGGCCTATCGTTTGAATCCTATACCCACTTCACCTCGCCGATCCGCCGCTATCCGGATTTGCTGGTGCATCGCGCACTGCGTCATCTGGTGCGCCGTCAGCCGGTGAATCGTTTTGAATACGGCGTCGCTGAGATGTTGTCTTTCGGTGAGCATTGCTCGATGACCGAGCGGCGTGCCGATGATGCGACGCGTGATGCCGTCGATTGGTTGAAATGCGAATACATGATGGATCGCGTTGGCGAGGAGTTCGATGGCATTATCAGTAGCGTCACGAGCTTTGGTATCTTTGTTTCGCTGAATGAGATTTTTGTTGAGGGTTTGGCGCACATCACCGCTTTCCCGCTAGATTATTATCACTATGATCCGGCGCGTCATCGCCTGGTGGGTGAGCGCAGCCACCGTAGCTATCGGCTGGCCGACAAGGTGCGGGTCAAGGTGGCGCGGGTCGATCTCGATCGTCGTCGTATCGACTTTGAATTGGTCGAGGATGGCGTCGTCGTGCCCTCATCGGCCGATGCCGATAAAGGCAAACGCAAACCTGGTGGACGGTCCGGTAAGGGCAAGCCCGCTACTGTTGGCGAGCATAAGGCCAAACGCCAAGCGACGAGTGCGCCCAGAGGCAAGGGTGGTAAGAAAACGGCCAAGGCTGATTCGGACAAGAAGCCGGACTCCGGCGGAGGGACCAAGAAGAAGCGCCGAGGCCGCCGGTGA
- a CDS encoding monovalent cation/H(+) antiporter subunit G — translation MNAAGNILLALGALVLLLASIGLFLLPDALSRQHAATKAGSLGIVGIVLGVALIGGDSAWTVRALAIVAIVWATLPVASHMLARAAVRVLNADNRPTDDTD, via the coding sequence ATGAACGCCGCCGGAAACATTCTGTTGGCATTGGGTGCGCTCGTGTTGCTGTTGGCAAGCATCGGGCTATTCCTGCTCCCCGACGCATTGTCACGCCAGCACGCGGCTACCAAGGCTGGATCGCTAGGCATCGTTGGCATCGTGCTCGGCGTCGCACTTATTGGCGGCGACTCCGCCTGGACTGTCCGTGCGCTGGCGATCGTGGCCATCGTCTGGGCGACGCTGCCGGTGGCCTCCCACATGCTGGCGCGCGCGGCTGTGCGCGTACTCAACGCGGATAACCGTCCCACTGATGACACCGACTGA
- a CDS encoding pH regulation protein F has protein sequence MITFLVSIASLCVLLGALRFVRGPTHADRIIALDILFAATVALCAAAALFTQRVLFLDIAIGVTLIGFVTTLAWARIVDLRSNARKPSEPQS, from the coding sequence ATGATCACTTTTCTCGTAAGCATCGCGTCCCTCTGCGTGCTACTGGGCGCGCTACGCTTCGTGCGCGGACCCACCCACGCCGACCGTATTATCGCGCTCGACATTTTGTTTGCAGCGACCGTGGCCTTGTGCGCGGCAGCGGCGCTTTTCACGCAGCGCGTTCTGTTTCTCGATATCGCCATCGGCGTCACACTGATCGGCTTTGTTACCACGCTCGCGTGGGCGCGCATAGTGGATTTGCGGAGCAATGCGCGCAAACCGTCGGAGCCTCAATCATGA
- a CDS encoding Na+/H+ antiporter subunit E has product MIFHAGALARLSLRFVYHCVLSGFTTARIILRRERAASGFVRLSFAPMSETGAAILGAMITLTPGSTVVDIDPQKRELLLHLLDVGSADAAIASIRHDFERDIAQLFPEPPT; this is encoded by the coding sequence ATGATATTTCACGCGGGGGCGCTCGCAAGACTATCACTGCGCTTCGTCTACCATTGTGTGCTGTCGGGATTCACGACCGCACGGATTATTTTGCGGCGCGAGCGAGCAGCATCCGGATTTGTGCGGCTGAGTTTTGCGCCGATGAGCGAAACCGGCGCAGCCATCCTGGGCGCGATGATTACGTTGACACCGGGCAGCACGGTGGTCGACATCGACCCGCAGAAGCGTGAACTACTGCTGCACCTGCTGGATGTCGGCAGCGCGGACGCGGCGATCGCGTCGATTCGTCACGACTTTGAACGCGACATTGCGCAGTTGTTTCCGGAGCCGCCGACATGA
- a CDS encoding Na+/H+ antiporter subunit D, with product MLALTPLLVPLITALLCTLTQSAPRLQHGVSLLGALVLLACTTLLLRQVAQDGSVAVVAGNWPLPFGIEFVADRLSAALALIAAVMVTVAVLWQWSDADAAPASPTLHPLLHGLAAGVGGAFVTADLFNLYVWFELALICALGLLAHGGSVRQLDATLKYFVLNVFGTLLLLTAVALLYAVTGQLNFAALGQAIAQLEVSIKLPLLGLLLLAFLIKAAAFPFFAWLPASYHTLPAPMLALFSALLTKVGIYAVIRMLSDVFAPAPDLLFAVLGWIAVLSMITGVLGAAYHWDIRRILAFHSISQIGYVLLAIALASRAGNAAAIFFALHHSVVKASLFLVAALVFRYTGHYDLRRCGGLYAARPWLAVLFLLLALALVGIPPLSGFWGKYLIVRESLAQGAYVWAACALLVGMVTLYSMMKIWLEAFWKPHPDNTWRTPGTPGVAPAVIGVASLAALTLWVGLFPETLIEFANHAAAGLRGARS from the coding sequence ATGCTGGCGCTGACGCCACTGCTGGTGCCGCTGATCACCGCGTTGTTGTGCACGCTGACCCAATCCGCGCCGCGTTTGCAACACGGCGTCAGCCTGCTGGGGGCACTGGTGTTGCTGGCCTGCACCACACTGTTGCTGCGCCAGGTGGCGCAGGACGGCAGCGTTGCCGTGGTCGCCGGCAACTGGCCGCTGCCGTTCGGCATCGAGTTCGTCGCGGATCGCCTCAGTGCTGCGCTGGCGCTGATCGCCGCCGTGATGGTGACCGTCGCAGTGCTGTGGCAATGGAGTGACGCCGACGCCGCACCCGCATCCCCGACATTGCATCCGCTGCTGCACGGTTTGGCCGCGGGTGTGGGCGGGGCGTTCGTCACCGCCGACCTGTTTAATTTGTACGTGTGGTTCGAGCTCGCGCTGATCTGTGCGCTGGGATTACTCGCGCACGGCGGCAGCGTGCGGCAACTCGATGCGACCCTGAAATATTTCGTGCTCAATGTGTTCGGCACACTGCTGTTGCTCACCGCGGTGGCCTTGCTCTATGCCGTGACCGGGCAGCTCAACTTCGCCGCGCTGGGCCAGGCGATTGCGCAGCTGGAGGTGTCGATCAAACTGCCGTTGCTCGGCTTGCTGCTGCTGGCGTTTCTGATCAAGGCGGCGGCGTTTCCATTTTTTGCCTGGTTACCTGCGTCGTACCACACCCTGCCGGCACCGATGTTGGCGTTGTTTTCCGCGTTGCTGACCAAAGTAGGCATCTACGCGGTGATCCGCATGCTGAGCGATGTGTTCGCACCGGCACCGGATCTGCTGTTCGCCGTGCTGGGCTGGATTGCGGTGTTATCGATGATCACCGGTGTGCTGGGCGCGGCCTATCACTGGGACATACGCCGCATTCTGGCTTTTCACAGCATTAGCCAGATCGGTTACGTCCTGCTCGCCATCGCGCTGGCCTCGCGTGCCGGCAACGCGGCAGCGATCTTTTTTGCGCTCCACCACAGCGTGGTCAAGGCAAGTTTGTTTCTGGTTGCGGCGCTGGTGTTTCGTTACACCGGCCACTATGATCTGCGCCGCTGCGGCGGTTTGTATGCTGCCCGACCGTGGTTAGCCGTTCTGTTCCTGCTATTGGCGCTAGCGCTGGTCGGCATCCCGCCGCTCAGCGGCTTCTGGGGAAAATACCTGATCGTGCGCGAAAGTCTGGCGCAGGGCGCCTACGTGTGGGCGGCGTGTGCGTTGCTGGTCGGTATGGTCACGTTGTATTCGATGATGAAAATATGGCTGGAAGCTTTCTGGAAACCGCATCCCGATAACACATGGCGCACGCCGGGCACTCCGGGCGTGGCACCGGCAGTCATAGGTGTGGCCAGCCTGGCCGCGCTCACGTTATGGGTCGGACTGTTTCCCGAAACGCTTATCGAATTTGCCAACCATGCAGCGGCCGGATTACGGGGAGCCAGATCATGA
- a CDS encoding NADH-quinone oxidoreductase subunit K translates to MIWAVALALGIVIAAGTYLALSRDMMRCLIGLALIGSGVNLLVFAAGRLVTHVPPIILDGEAQLGAAANPLPQALVLTAIVIGFALLCFSLVLAVRLMLTTGIHDTLQLRAAEPALTDDHKPALEDAP, encoded by the coding sequence ATGATCTGGGCCGTCGCACTCGCGCTGGGCATCGTTATCGCGGCGGGCACCTATTTGGCGCTGTCGCGCGACATGATGCGCTGCCTGATCGGTCTGGCGTTGATCGGCAGCGGCGTAAATCTGTTGGTGTTCGCCGCCGGACGACTCGTCACGCACGTGCCGCCCATTATTCTCGACGGGGAAGCGCAACTGGGTGCAGCGGCGAATCCGCTGCCGCAAGCGCTGGTGCTCACCGCCATCGTCATAGGCTTCGCGTTGTTGTGTTTTTCGCTGGTGCTGGCAGTGCGATTGATGTTGACCACCGGCATCCACGACACCCTGCAGTTACGGGCAGCGGAGCCCGCGCTGACCGACGACCATAAACCCGCGCTGGAGGATGCGCCCTGA
- a CDS encoding Na(+)/H(+) antiporter subunit B (subunit B of antiporter complex involved in resistance to high concentrations of Na+, K+, Li+ and/or alkali), with amino-acid sequence MNSRALLAEVLVRRLYIVILVASVWVLLRGHNAPGGGFIGGLLAVAATAAYALTFDATRALQRLPLGSLRLATLGVLVSLASGLPALFQNLPYLTHLWFTLPLGFMELPLSTVMLFDLGVYLCVWGALGGYCLALIRAIEVVP; translated from the coding sequence ATGAATTCCCGCGCGCTGCTCGCGGAAGTATTGGTGCGCAGGCTTTACATTGTAATTCTGGTGGCCTCCGTGTGGGTGCTGCTGCGCGGCCACAATGCGCCCGGCGGCGGTTTCATCGGCGGCTTGTTAGCGGTCGCCGCCACCGCCGCCTACGCGCTCACGTTCGACGCCACGCGCGCGCTGCAACGACTACCGCTCGGCTCGCTGCGCTTGGCCACGCTCGGCGTGCTGGTGTCGTTGGCCAGCGGCTTACCTGCGTTGTTTCAAAACCTGCCGTACTTGACACATCTGTGGTTCACGCTGCCGCTTGGATTCATGGAGCTGCCGCTGTCGACGGTGATGCTGTTCGACTTGGGCGTGTATCTGTGTGTTTGGGGCGCGCTCGGCGGTTATTGCTTGGCGTTGATACGGGCCATCGAGGTGGTGCCATGA
- a CDS encoding DUF4040 domain-containing protein gives MRQQPSDLIVSTKSPATLLPLALVPATLFALLLYALFSVALPWTFSWPWIPSLGIELTVQVDGLAAQFLLLITGVGTLVFVYGAGYLADDPKRVRVFVLLLLFMAAMIGAVISDHLIVLFVFWELTSVLSFLLVGTHHEEESSRKSAQQALLITGLGGLFLLAGFILLSEIGGTYSIQQLIARTAMLPDDGRLPAALALIFVGAFTKSAQMPFHFWLPNAMAAPTPVSAYLHSATLVKLGIYLLARLDAVFSDLPFWEVALLTVGTLTAVGAAIQTVRERDLKRILAWSTVATLGTLTMLVGLPGNGAALAVATLFFAHALYKAPLFFVAGNLDHGAGTRVIDHLTGMRRYMPWTAAAALLAAFSMAGLPLSFGFVAKDALTIAKAEADVFLLVSYATVFVSGVSVAVAAIAAIRVFWGRDTVPREVHLHEAPLTMLLPPLALVTLALVFGLAPTLVDPLLGAAAHAIAPGFDAAAVDAAYDAGPVITATLSALVLGIGIYLGWDRLHALLDRVRIFDKLGPESWYWRIFKFLPRLAAWQTRQLQHGALPRYLLVLVSAVTLALLALLWVAQPIWIWPAWHTLTWPVAEACALIAAAAIASLFMRDHLVLLLVSGLVGYGSAILFLFTGAPDLAFTQFAVETVFVVVAAAVLVMLRRGGSLPNAAQPEARLRPFALVVALAFGATLTVLVLYTAGLPFDAALADFFAAQSLPAAHGRNVVNVIIVDFRGIDTLGEISVLLFALLAALPLLRLAHCARGRAT, from the coding sequence ATGCGACAGCAACCGTCTGATTTGATCGTCAGCACCAAATCACCCGCCACGTTGCTGCCGTTGGCGCTAGTCCCTGCAACGCTGTTCGCACTGTTGTTGTACGCGCTGTTCAGCGTTGCGCTGCCATGGACATTTTCCTGGCCGTGGATTCCGTCGCTCGGCATTGAACTCACGGTGCAGGTTGACGGCCTGGCCGCGCAATTTCTGTTATTGATTACCGGCGTCGGCACACTGGTGTTTGTCTACGGCGCGGGCTACCTCGCGGACGATCCAAAACGCGTGCGGGTGTTTGTATTGCTGTTACTGTTTATGGCCGCAATGATCGGCGCGGTCATCAGCGACCATCTCATCGTATTGTTCGTGTTTTGGGAACTGACCAGCGTGCTGTCGTTTCTGCTGGTCGGCACGCACCATGAGGAGGAGTCCAGCCGCAAGTCGGCACAGCAGGCGCTGCTGATTACCGGTCTGGGCGGGTTATTTCTGCTGGCGGGATTCATCCTGCTGAGTGAAATCGGCGGCACTTATTCCATCCAGCAACTCATCGCGCGCACCGCGATGTTGCCCGACGATGGGCGCCTTCCTGCGGCACTTGCGCTGATTTTTGTGGGCGCGTTTACCAAGTCGGCGCAAATGCCGTTTCATTTCTGGTTGCCGAACGCGATGGCCGCACCCACGCCGGTGAGCGCATATCTTCACTCTGCAACGCTGGTCAAACTCGGAATCTACCTGTTGGCGCGGCTCGATGCTGTGTTCAGCGATCTGCCGTTCTGGGAAGTTGCGCTGCTGACCGTCGGCACACTGACGGCGGTGGGCGCCGCGATTCAAACAGTACGCGAGCGTGACTTAAAACGGATTCTCGCCTGGTCCACCGTAGCCACACTCGGCACACTGACCATGCTGGTGGGTTTGCCCGGCAACGGCGCCGCACTCGCGGTCGCCACGCTGTTCTTCGCTCATGCACTGTACAAGGCACCGTTGTTTTTCGTCGCCGGCAATCTCGATCACGGCGCCGGCACACGCGTCATCGATCATCTTACCGGCATGCGCCGCTACATGCCGTGGACCGCCGCCGCCGCGCTACTCGCTGCATTTTCCATGGCCGGCTTGCCGTTGTCGTTCGGGTTTGTCGCCAAAGATGCGCTCACGATCGCCAAGGCCGAAGCGGACGTTTTTTTGCTGGTCAGCTACGCCACGGTCTTCGTCAGTGGTGTGTCGGTTGCGGTCGCCGCGATCGCCGCGATTCGCGTGTTCTGGGGGCGCGACACAGTACCGCGCGAAGTGCATCTGCATGAGGCGCCACTCACCATGCTGCTGCCGCCGCTGGCTCTGGTGACCTTGGCGCTGGTCTTCGGCTTGGCGCCGACGCTGGTCGATCCGTTGCTGGGCGCCGCCGCCCATGCGATCGCGCCCGGCTTCGACGCTGCGGCGGTGGACGCCGCCTACGACGCCGGGCCGGTGATCACCGCCACGCTGAGCGCCCTCGTGCTCGGTATTGGCATTTATCTGGGTTGGGATAGGCTGCATGCGTTGCTCGACCGCGTGCGCATTTTCGACAAGTTGGGCCCGGAATCGTGGTATTGGCGCATATTCAAATTCTTACCGCGCCTCGCCGCATGGCAAACGCGGCAGCTGCAGCATGGGGCATTGCCGCGCTACCTGCTGGTGCTGGTGAGCGCTGTCACGCTGGCGCTGCTCGCGCTGCTGTGGGTTGCGCAGCCAATCTGGATCTGGCCCGCGTGGCACACCTTGACCTGGCCGGTGGCGGAGGCTTGTGCGTTGATCGCCGCCGCGGCTATCGCGTCGTTGTTCATGCGCGATCACTTGGTCTTGCTGTTGGTCAGCGGGTTGGTTGGTTACGGCAGCGCGATATTGTTTTTGTTTACCGGCGCGCCCGATCTCGCCTTCACACAATTTGCCGTTGAGACCGTATTCGTGGTGGTTGCCGCTGCCGTGCTGGTGATGCTGCGGCGTGGCGGATCATTGCCTAATGCAGCGCAACCGGAAGCGCGACTGCGACCGTTTGCGCTGGTGGTTGCGCTTGCCTTCGGCGCGACGCTCACCGTATTGGTGTTGTACACCGCCGGACTCCCGTTCGATGCCGCACTCGCCGATTTCTTCGCCGCGCAAAGTTTGCCGGCCGCGCACGGGCGCAACGTCGTCAACGTGATCATCGTCGATTTTCGCGGCATTGATACCCTGGGTGAAATCAGCGTGCTGCTGTTTGCGTTGCTCGCGGCGCTGCCGTTATTGCGGCTGGCGCACTGCGCACGCGGGAGGGCGACATGA
- a CDS encoding calcium/sodium antiporter, translating into MNIVWFVLGLSFLVAGAQLLVRGASKLALSFGISPLVAGLTIVAFGTSAPELAVSVQSAYAGQVDIALGNVVGSNIFNVLFILGVCALIAPLVVAPQIIRQEVPIMIGASLLLFALAQDGGISLMDGALLFGLVAAYSAFLIRQSRKENQATRDEYAQEFGKPAAMQWDRYWPVQLLLIVGGLVLLVLGARWLVEAAVAFARDFGVSEMVIGLTIVAAGTSLPEVMTSVVATLRGERDIAIGNVIGSNTFNILAVLGLSSLVAPQPLAVAPALLSFDMLVMIAVALACLPIFFTGHRIARWEGGLFLAYYAAYTAFLILASQQYDALPAYSAVLLEFVAPLTAITVLVIAWREWRAHRNHARP; encoded by the coding sequence GTGAACATCGTCTGGTTTGTGCTCGGATTAAGCTTTCTTGTCGCCGGCGCGCAACTGCTGGTGCGGGGCGCGTCTAAGCTGGCGTTGTCGTTCGGCATTTCTCCCTTGGTCGCCGGATTAACCATTGTCGCGTTCGGCACCAGCGCACCAGAACTGGCGGTGTCGGTCCAGTCAGCGTATGCCGGGCAGGTCGACATTGCGCTGGGCAATGTGGTCGGCAGTAATATATTCAACGTACTGTTCATCCTCGGCGTGTGCGCGCTGATTGCACCCTTGGTCGTGGCGCCGCAAATCATCCGACAGGAAGTGCCGATCATGATCGGTGCATCGTTGCTGTTGTTCGCGCTGGCGCAGGATGGTGGTATCAGCCTGATGGACGGTGCGCTGCTGTTTGGACTCGTCGCCGCGTATAGCGCGTTTCTGATTCGCCAAAGCCGCAAAGAGAATCAGGCGACACGCGATGAATACGCGCAGGAGTTTGGTAAACCTGCGGCGATGCAGTGGGACCGGTATTGGCCGGTGCAACTGCTGTTGATCGTTGGTGGTCTGGTGCTGCTGGTGCTCGGGGCACGCTGGCTGGTCGAAGCTGCCGTCGCGTTTGCGCGTGATTTCGGCGTCAGCGAAATGGTGATCGGGCTCACTATCGTTGCGGCCGGCACCTCGTTGCCGGAAGTGATGACCTCGGTGGTCGCGACACTGCGCGGCGAACGCGACATCGCGATTGGCAACGTCATTGGCAGCAACACGTTTAATATTCTAGCGGTGCTGGGATTGTCGAGTCTGGTGGCGCCGCAGCCGCTCGCGGTCGCGCCCGCGCTGCTGTCGTTCGATATGCTCGTGATGATCGCGGTCGCCCTGGCCTGCCTGCCCATCTTTTTCACCGGCCACCGCATCGCGCGCTGGGAAGGGGGGTTGTTTCTCGCCTACTACGCGGCGTATACCGCGTTCCTGATTCTGGCTTCGCAACAATACGACGCCTTGCCCGCCTATAGCGCGGTGCTGCTGGAATTCGTAGCACCCCTGACGGCGATTACGGTGTTGGTCATTGCCTGGCGCGAGTGGCGCGCACACCGCAATCACGCGAGGCCGTGA
- a CDS encoding phosphate-starvation-inducible PsiE family protein has product MLPLLKKFERAVVVFLIAMLVIVVAVSALELAWILIKDLLSEPVLILELDELLEVFGFFLLVLIGIELLETISNYLEKGRIELKVIFSVALIAIGRKIIIFEPKDYDGLTLVGIGVIILALVIGYGIVTDRLTHRAQQS; this is encoded by the coding sequence ATGTTGCCGCTGCTGAAAAAATTCGAACGCGCTGTCGTCGTGTTTCTGATCGCGATGCTCGTGATCGTGGTCGCGGTGTCGGCGTTGGAGCTGGCGTGGATACTGATCAAGGACCTCTTGTCGGAGCCGGTGCTTATCCTGGAACTCGATGAGTTGCTGGAGGTGTTCGGCTTCTTCTTGTTGGTGTTGATCGGCATCGAGTTGCTGGAGACGATCAGTAATTACCTTGAAAAAGGCCGCATCGAGCTGAAAGTCATTTTCAGCGTTGCGCTGATTGCGATCGGACGCAAGATCATCATCTTTGAGCCCAAGGACTATGACGGTCTGACCTTGGTCGGAATTGGTGTGATAATTCTGGCGCTGGTGATTGGCTACGGTATCGTTACCGACCGGCTCACGCACCGTGCGCAACAAAGTTAA
- a CDS encoding DUF4124 domain-containing protein, giving the protein MSSPVAHSAVYRWVDKDGTTHYSETQSANGHAEQIFQSSAPTPDPQMETQLKELLKSQEQSQQLRDNKAKEQESRAREESARTEACRRASERFTGLASHPRVSVKEPDGTLRRITEEERRAHLAEEQKRIKEYCGQ; this is encoded by the coding sequence ATGTCATCGCCAGTGGCTCACAGTGCTGTCTATAGGTGGGTGGATAAAGATGGCACTACCCATTATTCCGAAACGCAGTCTGCCAACGGGCACGCTGAACAGATATTTCAATCCAGTGCTCCAACACCCGATCCGCAGATGGAAACTCAGCTTAAGGAATTGCTGAAATCACAGGAACAGTCACAGCAATTACGGGATAACAAGGCAAAGGAACAAGAAAGCCGGGCGCGGGAAGAGTCGGCTCGTACAGAAGCCTGCCGGCGGGCCAGTGAACGCTTCACTGGATTGGCGAGTCATCCTCGGGTAAGCGTTAAAGAACCCGATGGGACGCTGCGACGGATTACTGAAGAAGAACGCCGCGCTCATCTTGCCGAGGAACAAAAGCGGATCAAGGAATATTGTGGTCAGTGA